In the Chroococcidiopsis sp. SAG 2025 genome, one interval contains:
- a CDS encoding VOC family protein, with amino-acid sequence MNQTIFHLAFPITDIAQTKAFYIDGLGCIPGRETHHALILNLYGHQLVAHMTKEPLAPQRGVYPRHFGLIFSSKLEWENLLERSQQQHLKFRETPKQRFVNSPLEHYTFFLEDPFYNLMEFKYYRNLEAVFGSYNSAPIGDLV; translated from the coding sequence ATGAATCAAACTATTTTTCACCTTGCCTTTCCCATTACCGACATCGCCCAGACAAAAGCCTTCTATATCGATGGTTTGGGCTGCATTCCCGGTCGTGAAACTCACCATGCTTTGATTTTAAATCTTTACGGGCATCAGCTAGTAGCTCATATGACTAAAGAACCTCTGGCTCCACAGCGTGGTGTCTATCCCAGACACTTTGGTTTAATTTTTTCCTCTAAATTGGAATGGGAAAATTTATTAGAGCGATCGCAACAACAGCACCTCAAATTTAGAGAAACACCCAAACAGCGCTTTGTTAATTCTCCCCTAGAACACTACACGTTCTTCCTAGAAGATCCATTTTATAACCTAATGGAATTTAAATACTACCGCAATTTAGAAGCAGTTTTTGGCAGTTACAACAGCGCTCCCATCGGAGATTTAGTGTAG
- a CDS encoding response regulator, producing MHQPLILAVDDDEDNLELLTEVLSPLNCHIITAKDGRSTISIAQQQRPDLILLDILLPDTCGTEIARMLKQNQQTQNITLIAVTALARAEDRESLLAAGCSAYISKPYMLDDLEAVICRYLGLNPTLVVV from the coding sequence ATGCATCAACCCCTGATTTTGGCTGTAGATGATGATGAAGATAATTTAGAGCTGCTGACTGAAGTTCTTTCCCCTCTAAATTGTCATATCATCACCGCAAAAGATGGGCGCTCCACAATTAGTATTGCCCAACAGCAGCGCCCCGACCTCATATTGCTGGACATATTATTACCGGACACTTGCGGTACGGAAATTGCCCGGATGCTCAAGCAAAACCAGCAGACGCAAAATATCACCCTCATTGCAGTAACAGCATTAGCACGAGCCGAAGATCGAGAAAGTTTACTCGCAGCAGGCTGTAGTGCTTATATTAGTAAGCCTTATATGCTAGACGATTTAGAGGCTGTTATCTGTCGCTATCTGGGTTTGAATCCGACTTTAGTCGTTGTTTGA
- a CDS encoding serine/threonine-protein kinase has translation MLGEIIKGQYQIVQILSSSDYCQTYLAQDLVTPSPQACIVKHLLPGPSGRTSSLSSLRRVFTREVAALEKLSTYSQVPQLLNYFELDQQFYLVLEYIHGQPLNRVLAPGVRWSETQVIDFLQEVLTILEVIHAHGLIHRDIKPSNLIQRDSDGKLVLIDFGSVKQAWTQVVTAAGQTNANFAMGIPATMAIGTPGYMPSEQSRGRPRPNSDIYALGMIAIQALTGMQPTMLLEDADSGEVIWQHLTNVTLALGSILNQMVRYHFTERYQSATEVLADLQPLLPTAALSQPTPTPRSSAPNSASTAPNSSSHQASAVNGSGTKSRRTSTGGQQQIALWLGMAIGITSALGLILGLYYALRPGSKAVPPIAPPKAQFATIASNRLFDRYTLTQTLTGHTDSVWAIAVSQDGRTLVSGSADKTIKVWDLQTRELQRTLTGHTDTVRAIALSQDGQILVSGGGEKTVRLWNITTGRPLGRLLGHGGPVWTVAISQDGQTLFSAGEDGTVKLWNAQNGQLHRTLPAHDRRVFSLAVSPNGQTFATGSIDRTIKLWDLATGRLLRTLTGHTDAVRAITFSPDGQHLASTSWDKTVKIWNWRTGEQLQTLAEHEHRTVAIAYGNDGNTLMSASLDRTIKIWQPQSGQLLHDLLAHTDWVLAIAPSPRGQTLVSSSKDRTIKIWE, from the coding sequence ATGCTAGGTGAAATTATCAAAGGGCAATACCAGATCGTCCAAATCCTGAGTAGTAGCGATTACTGTCAGACCTATCTGGCACAAGATCTCGTTACCCCCTCACCGCAAGCATGTATTGTCAAACATCTCTTGCCTGGACCATCCGGTCGCACTAGCTCCTTGTCTTCTCTACGGCGTGTATTTACTCGTGAAGTCGCAGCGCTAGAAAAATTGAGTACTTATTCCCAAGTACCGCAATTGTTAAACTATTTTGAGCTAGATCAACAATTTTATCTGGTATTAGAATACATTCACGGACAGCCACTGAATCGAGTTTTGGCTCCAGGAGTACGCTGGAGTGAAACCCAAGTCATCGATTTTTTACAGGAAGTCCTTACTATTTTAGAAGTGATTCACGCCCATGGGCTAATTCACCGCGATATTAAACCTAGTAACTTAATTCAGCGTGACAGCGACGGCAAGTTGGTACTGATCGATTTTGGGTCAGTCAAGCAGGCATGGACGCAAGTTGTCACTGCCGCAGGACAAACCAATGCCAACTTTGCTATGGGAATTCCAGCGACAATGGCGATCGGTACACCGGGCTATATGCCCAGCGAACAAAGCCGAGGTCGTCCTCGTCCGAATAGTGACATTTATGCTTTGGGAATGATTGCCATCCAAGCGTTGACTGGAATGCAACCAACAATGCTGCTAGAAGATGCCGACAGTGGGGAAGTTATTTGGCAACACCTCACAAATGTCACTCTAGCTTTGGGATCGATTTTGAATCAAATGGTACGCTACCATTTCACCGAGCGCTACCAATCAGCAACTGAAGTCCTAGCCGATCTCCAACCACTCCTACCAACAGCAGCACTGTCACAGCCAACACCTACCCCAAGAAGTTCTGCCCCCAATTCCGCCTCAACTGCTCCAAATTCTAGTAGTCATCAAGCATCGGCGGTGAATGGATCGGGAACAAAGTCGAGAAGAACATCAACTGGAGGACAACAACAGATAGCGCTATGGTTGGGGATGGCAATTGGCATTACTTCGGCGCTGGGATTAATTCTAGGCTTATATTACGCTCTCCGACCAGGATCGAAGGCTGTGCCACCGATCGCGCCGCCTAAAGCACAATTTGCCACGATCGCCTCGAATCGGCTTTTCGATCGCTATACATTGACTCAAACTTTAACCGGACACACAGATTCAGTATGGGCGATCGCTGTCAGCCAAGATGGACGTACGTTGGTTAGTGGTAGTGCAGATAAAACGATTAAGGTATGGGATCTACAAACTAGAGAGTTACAGCGCACGCTTACCGGACATACAGATACAGTACGGGCGATCGCTCTGAGTCAAGATGGACAAATTTTGGTGAGCGGTGGCGGCGAAAAAACAGTACGGCTGTGGAATATCACAACAGGCAGACCCTTGGGAAGGCTACTCGGACATGGGGGACCTGTATGGACTGTTGCCATCAGTCAAGACGGACAGACGCTTTTTAGTGCGGGAGAAGATGGAACCGTTAAGCTGTGGAACGCCCAGAACGGACAATTGCATCGCACGCTCCCAGCACACGATCGCCGCGTGTTTTCCTTGGCGGTAAGTCCTAACGGGCAAACTTTTGCTACTGGCAGCATCGATCGCACGATTAAGTTATGGGATTTAGCTACAGGAAGACTACTACGCACGCTGACAGGGCATACTGATGCAGTCAGGGCAATTACCTTTAGCCCCGACGGACAACATTTGGCTAGCACGAGTTGGGATAAAACCGTGAAGATTTGGAACTGGCGAACTGGAGAGCAACTACAAACGCTGGCAGAGCATGAGCATAGAACTGTTGCGATTGCTTACGGTAATGATGGTAATACCCTAATGAGTGCAAGCCTCGATCGCACGATCAAAATTTGGCAGCCGCAATCGGGACAACTCCTACACGATCTACTAGCTCACACTGACTGGGTATTAGCGATCGCGCCTAGCCCCAGAGGTCAAACTTTAGTCAGCAGCAGCAAAGATCGGACAATCAAAATTTGGGAATAG
- a CDS encoding DUF2294 domain-containing protein: protein MDSSFPTRGQLERTLSQRIQALYRAQLEHRPSQVFCQMFDEKIAIILEDAVTQPEQLLVESGKEELGEKVREELDQALQPQLKDLIEEIVGVEVLDILSNTKIETGRAATVAILASPPSVRNS from the coding sequence ATGGACTCATCTTTTCCGACCCGGGGACAATTAGAACGCACTCTATCGCAACGCATTCAAGCGCTGTATCGCGCTCAGTTAGAGCATCGACCAAGCCAAGTTTTTTGTCAAATGTTTGATGAAAAAATTGCGATTATTCTAGAAGATGCAGTAACTCAGCCGGAACAACTGCTAGTAGAAAGCGGTAAAGAAGAATTAGGCGAAAAAGTTAGAGAAGAATTAGATCAAGCACTTCAACCCCAACTAAAAGACCTAATTGAGGAAATTGTAGGTGTAGAAGTATTAGATATTCTGAGTAATACCAAAATAGAGACGGGTCGGGCTGCAACAGTTGCTATCTTAGCTAGCCCGCCGTCTGTACGCAATTCTTAG
- a CDS encoding VOC family protein produces the protein MHVTGVHHVAIICSDYERSKKFYTEILGFSIVEETFRAARNSYKLDLRVSDTVQIELFSFPTPPSRPSKPEACGLRHLAFAVDDLDRAVIELTAQRVQVEDIRIDEITGKRFTFFQDPDNLPLELYEN, from the coding sequence ATGCACGTTACAGGTGTCCATCATGTCGCGATTATTTGTTCTGACTACGAGCGATCGAAGAAATTCTATACAGAAATTTTAGGATTTTCGATTGTTGAAGAAACATTTAGGGCGGCGAGAAATTCTTATAAATTAGATTTAAGAGTCAGCGATACAGTTCAAATTGAATTATTTTCTTTTCCCACGCCGCCGTCAAGACCGAGTAAACCGGAAGCTTGTGGATTGAGGCATTTGGCTTTTGCTGTTGACGATCTCGATCGCGCTGTCATTGAGCTAACTGCTCAGAGAGTGCAGGTAGAAGATATTAGAATAGACGAAATTACGGGTAAACGTTTTACTTTTTTTCAAGACCCAGATAATTTACCGCTGGAACTTTATGAAAATTAA
- a CDS encoding FAD-dependent oxidoreductase, translating to MNSQFHTDVLVVGGGTGGTAAAIQAARSGAKTILVSEFPWLGGMLTSAGVSVPDGNELVAWQTGLWGAFLRELQQCQPEGLDHSWVSFFSFDPRIGAQIFARWVRELPNLTWLVGQVPQAVLRQGDRIFGVEFAEFTVTAEITIDATELGDLLALAEIPYRWGWEWRSQWGEPSAPIAPNELTTKYPVQAPTWVGLMQDFGDAIAPVIPPPPSYSPEIFAGAWESYGAAQFLDYGRLPGNLFMLNWPICGNDYGEGLDRLVTSTTARSEFLQESLWHTQGFLHYIQTQLGRRYGLAEGVFPSYSNRIGAHSRAPLHHSGGYALHPYYRESRRVVGMATVREQDILPLAEGRVAALPVDSTGINAIAIGNYANDHHYPGFDFPLQPKSTRWGGRWTGTPFTIPYHCLIPAAIDGFLACEKNISVSHIANGATRLQPVVMNLGQAAGMAAAMCISRGCQPRELPVRDLQEALLQEPRCPAAIVPLFNSSPASPDWLEWQRYYLDRPEEYPASGNCPLSLASRGAEGQRRIQDPRTTSYSGIFHRRDVQDYTLTISTPEELQGQDWTLVTLRSPIDEKLQIYPDNQPILVYGRLNHAGRWLLVEEIEPTVNH from the coding sequence ATGAATTCTCAATTTCATACCGATGTTCTAGTCGTTGGCGGTGGTACTGGCGGTACGGCTGCGGCAATCCAAGCAGCGCGATCTGGTGCAAAAACAATCCTGGTCAGTGAATTTCCTTGGTTAGGAGGTATGCTGACATCAGCTGGGGTGTCGGTTCCTGATGGTAACGAATTGGTAGCATGGCAAACAGGCTTGTGGGGAGCATTTTTGCGGGAATTGCAGCAATGCCAGCCGGAAGGATTAGACCATAGCTGGGTGAGCTTTTTTAGCTTCGATCCGCGTATAGGAGCGCAGATTTTTGCTCGATGGGTACGAGAATTGCCTAACTTGACTTGGCTGGTGGGACAAGTACCGCAAGCCGTTTTACGCCAAGGCGATCGCATTTTTGGGGTAGAATTTGCTGAGTTTACGGTTACTGCCGAAATTACCATCGATGCTACAGAGTTGGGCGATTTATTGGCTTTAGCCGAGATTCCGTACCGTTGGGGTTGGGAATGGCGATCGCAATGGGGAGAACCCAGCGCCCCAATTGCTCCAAACGAGCTAACGACAAAATACCCAGTTCAAGCGCCCACTTGGGTAGGACTCATGCAAGATTTTGGGGACGCGATCGCTCCAGTTATTCCCCCACCACCGTCATACAGTCCAGAAATATTTGCTGGAGCTTGGGAAAGCTACGGAGCCGCACAATTTCTTGACTACGGGCGCTTACCAGGCAATTTATTCATGCTCAACTGGCCCATTTGCGGCAACGACTACGGCGAAGGTTTAGACCGACTAGTGACCTCCACCACGGCTAGATCTGAGTTTCTGCAAGAAAGTTTGTGGCATACGCAAGGCTTCTTACACTACATTCAAACCCAACTCGGACGGCGTTATGGTTTGGCTGAAGGTGTTTTTCCTTCCTATTCCAATCGTATAGGGGCGCACAGCCGTGCGCCCCTACACCACAGTGGTGGATACGCTCTCCACCCTTACTATCGCGAGAGTCGGCGCGTTGTGGGCATGGCTACGGTGCGAGAACAGGATATTTTGCCCTTAGCTGAAGGTCGAGTCGCTGCTTTACCAGTCGATAGTACAGGTATCAATGCGATCGCAATTGGTAACTATGCCAACGACCACCACTACCCAGGTTTTGATTTTCCCCTACAACCGAAATCGACTCGCTGGGGAGGGCGCTGGACGGGAACGCCTTTTACCATACCCTATCATTGTCTAATTCCGGCAGCGATCGACGGCTTCTTAGCCTGTGAAAAGAATATTTCTGTCTCTCACATTGCCAATGGTGCGACGCGCTTGCAGCCAGTGGTGATGAATCTCGGACAGGCTGCTGGAATGGCAGCAGCAATGTGTATTTCTAGGGGTTGTCAGCCGCGAGAATTACCTGTAAGAGATTTACAAGAAGCTCTATTACAAGAGCCGCGCTGTCCGGCGGCGATCGTGCCTTTATTCAACTCATCACCCGCATCTCCTGACTGGTTAGAGTGGCAACGCTATTACCTCGATCGCCCAGAGGAGTATCCGGCTAGTGGAAATTGTCCTCTCAGTTTGGCGAGCAGAGGAGCAGAGGGGCAGAGGAGAATTCAAGATCCGCGCACCACCTCCTACTCAGGTATTTTCCATCGTCGGGACGTGCAAGACTATACATTGACTATATCCACACCTGAAGAATTGCAGGGACAAGATTGGACGCTGGTAACTTTGCGATCGCCTATTGACGAAAAACTACAAATCTATCCAGATAACCAACCGATCTTGGTTTATGGGCGATTAAACCATGCAGGTAGATGGTTGTTAGTAGAAGAAATTGAGCCGACAGTCAACCATTAA
- a CDS encoding response regulator: MDMQTRFSFSLEADSFQPLVLAVDDNDDNLQLLAQILAIADCDYITAVDGKSAILKAKSYRPSLILLDMMLPDISGIDVTRTLKQDPQTQAIPIIAVTAMARTEDKESFITAGCVECAIKPYDIVQLETVIRKYAFGEIGKS, from the coding sequence ATGGACATGCAAACTCGCTTTAGTTTCTCTCTAGAGGCAGATTCTTTTCAGCCACTTGTTTTAGCTGTGGATGATAACGATGATAACTTGCAGTTACTCGCCCAAATTTTAGCGATCGCAGATTGTGACTATATCACTGCGGTTGATGGAAAGAGTGCAATTCTTAAGGCAAAAAGCTATCGTCCCAGCTTAATTTTGTTAGACATGATGCTGCCGGATATTAGTGGTATAGATGTGACGCGAACTCTCAAACAAGACCCGCAAACTCAGGCAATTCCAATTATTGCGGTAACGGCAATGGCAAGAACTGAAGATAAAGAAAGTTTCATTACCGCAGGTTGCGTAGAATGCGCGATCAAACCTTATGATATTGTCCAATTAGAAACAGTAATTCGGAAGTATGCCTTTGGTGAAATTGGGAAGAGTTGA
- a CDS encoding TIGR00297 family protein codes for MFSNPSFLNSVLVAVGVHTVLLGLAWIAPKKLLTPAGLLHALFLGVLLYLSVGWQGELVVIFYFLVGSAVTYIGMAQKEAEGIAEKRSGARGPENVWSSALTGALCAVGIAITSLSFANATTFVAEPIAIVSLLLLGFVASFSTKLSDTCASEVGKAYGQRTFLITTLQPVARGTEGAVSLEGTLAGVVGSVAIAMLAWGLGLIDLLGILWCVIAAFIATNIESLIGATVEGKVSWLTHDVVNFLNTLIGAIAAILLALIWQLLIVNG; via the coding sequence ATGTTTTCAAATCCATCGTTCCTCAATTCCGTGCTAGTTGCTGTCGGGGTGCATACAGTTTTGTTGGGTTTAGCCTGGATTGCTCCCAAAAAATTGCTAACTCCGGCTGGGCTATTGCACGCTTTGTTCTTGGGTGTTCTCTTGTACTTGAGTGTAGGCTGGCAAGGGGAATTAGTTGTCATATTCTACTTTCTCGTCGGTTCTGCCGTGACATACATTGGTATGGCACAAAAGGAAGCAGAAGGAATTGCTGAAAAACGTTCTGGTGCGAGGGGACCCGAAAATGTCTGGAGTTCGGCACTGACGGGGGCGCTGTGTGCAGTGGGAATCGCGATAACTTCGTTAAGCTTCGCTAACGCGACTACCTTTGTGGCTGAACCTATTGCGATTGTATCTCTACTGTTACTGGGTTTTGTCGCCAGTTTCAGCACCAAACTTTCCGATACCTGTGCTAGCGAAGTTGGCAAAGCTTACGGTCAGCGGACATTTTTAATTACGACTTTACAACCTGTGGCAAGAGGAACGGAAGGAGCTGTAAGTTTAGAGGGAACGTTGGCTGGTGTAGTGGGTTCGGTGGCGATCGCCATGTTAGCTTGGGGACTCGGTTTAATCGATTTACTAGGCATACTCTGGTGTGTTATCGCTGCTTTTATTGCCACTAATATTGAAAGCTTAATTGGCGCAACGGTAGAAGGTAAAGTCAGTTGGCTGACTCATGATGTTGTCAATTTTTTAAATACGTTAATTGGGGCGATCGCAGCCATATTGCTCGCTTTAATTTGGCAATTGTTAATAGTTAATGGTTAA
- a CDS encoding Na-translocating system protein MpsC family protein, which produces MEGSLSPTLEQLQQELVQQVIELHRTHLGYKLPQVSCHIVDRTVTILAEDSITRLEQFLGENQQTDLALQVRSNLLKFLEPHLQSLIERVVGVPVVDVICNSTFETGRTSIVALLDSAPNVSGLDTARRVKQRLKSDSNPDSDR; this is translated from the coding sequence ATGGAAGGATCGTTATCTCCCACGTTAGAGCAGCTACAACAAGAGTTAGTACAGCAAGTTATAGAACTTCACCGTACTCACCTCGGATACAAGCTGCCCCAAGTTTCTTGTCATATTGTTGATAGAACAGTCACAATATTGGCAGAAGACTCTATCACCCGTTTAGAACAGTTTTTAGGGGAAAATCAACAGACAGATCTTGCTTTACAAGTTAGATCTAACTTGCTCAAATTCTTAGAACCGCACCTGCAATCTTTAATCGAACGGGTGGTTGGCGTACCTGTAGTGGACGTAATTTGCAACAGTACATTTGAAACTGGTCGTACTAGCATTGTTGCTCTTTTGGATAGCGCTCCTAACGTCTCAGGTTTAGACACTGCAAGGCGAGTCAAACAACGACTAAAGTCGGATTCAAACCCAGATAGCGACAGATAA
- a CDS encoding zinc-dependent dehydrogenase: protein MKAQVFRGVDRLSYEELPVPAIEADEVLVQVRVVGLCQSDIKKIRYPLYEPPRIFGHETAGVVAAIGSQVSDWQVGQRVVVMHHIPCMRCRYCLNDNFSMCDIYKNISTTAGFVPSGGGFAEYVRVPGHIVRNGGLIPIPDRVSFEQASFVEPTNCCLKAVKKAQIAPGQTVLVTGAGPIGLMFVMLVKYFGARAIATDLLPSRLEKALQLGADAAFDARDRDLSTKIQALTDGLGVDTTLLAVPSEKAFAQALDCTRKGGKILFFAEFPDEVEISLNPNIIYRREIDLIGSYSSSYRLQSLAVDLVFNRHIDVDALISDRYPLQQLSAAVERAVNPTPDTYKILIYPQ, encoded by the coding sequence ATGAAAGCCCAGGTATTTCGCGGTGTGGATCGATTGAGTTATGAGGAATTACCCGTACCAGCTATTGAAGCGGATGAAGTCTTGGTGCAAGTGCGGGTTGTTGGCTTATGTCAGTCAGATATCAAAAAAATTCGCTATCCCCTTTACGAACCACCGCGCATTTTTGGGCATGAAACGGCTGGAGTTGTCGCCGCAATCGGAAGCCAAGTTAGCGATTGGCAAGTAGGACAGCGAGTGGTGGTGATGCACCACATTCCCTGTATGCGTTGTCGCTATTGCCTGAACGACAATTTTTCCATGTGCGATATCTATAAAAATATCTCTACAACGGCTGGTTTTGTGCCTAGTGGGGGTGGATTTGCTGAATATGTGAGAGTACCCGGTCACATTGTCCGCAATGGTGGCTTGATTCCGATTCCCGATCGCGTTAGCTTTGAGCAAGCGAGTTTTGTAGAGCCAACGAATTGCTGTCTCAAAGCAGTCAAAAAGGCACAAATTGCCCCAGGACAAACGGTGTTAGTGACTGGTGCGGGTCCCATCGGACTGATGTTCGTGATGTTAGTTAAATACTTCGGTGCAAGGGCGATCGCTACCGATTTATTACCATCGCGGCTCGAAAAAGCTTTACAATTAGGAGCTGATGCTGCTTTTGATGCCCGCGATCGCGACTTAAGCACTAAAATTCAAGCTTTAACAGACGGTTTGGGAGTCGATACGACTCTACTTGCCGTCCCTAGTGAAAAGGCGTTTGCTCAAGCTCTCGATTGCACGCGCAAGGGTGGTAAAATTCTCTTTTTTGCCGAATTTCCCGACGAGGTTGAAATTTCCCTCAATCCTAATATTATCTATCGCCGCGAAATCGATTTAATTGGTAGTTATAGTTCTTCTTATCGCCTGCAAAGTCTTGCTGTCGATCTTGTTTTCAATCGCCACATTGATGTTGATGCTTTAATCAGCGATCGCTACCCCCTACAACAACTATCAGCAGCCGTAGAACGAGCTGTCAACCCTACGCCCGATACCTATAAGATTCTCATCTATCCCCAGTAG
- a CDS encoding NAD-dependent succinate-semialdehyde dehydrogenase has translation MAIATINPATGETIETFPALSEAEIATKLELAQQAFEQYRRVPMQQKSQWMNGAAEILERDKEKFGKLMTLEMGKTVKSAIAEVEKCALVCRYYAERAAEFLADASVGTDASHSFVRYQPLGIILAVMPWNFPFWQVFRFAAPALMAGNVGLLKHASNVPQCALAIEEIFKEAGFPTGVFQTLLVGSQQVAAIIADPRVKAATLTGSEPAGASLAAAAGKQIKKTVLELGGSDPFIVMPSADIEAAASTAVTARMLCNGQSCIAAKRFIVTEAIAERFEKLLVAKFAALKVGDPMLPDTDVGPLATPSMLEDIDRQVQECVKVGAKVLIGGQPPAERAGNFYLPTIVSQIPVDAAIAQEEFFGPVALLFRVADLDAALQLANATPFGLGASIWTQDATERDRVIAEIEAGSVFVNGMVKSDPRLPFGGIKHSGYGRELSIQGIHEFVNVKTVWIK, from the coding sequence ATGGCGATCGCAACGATTAATCCGGCAACTGGGGAAACGATTGAAACTTTTCCAGCACTAAGCGAGGCAGAAATAGCCACGAAATTAGAGTTGGCACAACAGGCTTTCGAGCAATATCGACGAGTGCCGATGCAGCAAAAATCTCAGTGGATGAATGGCGCAGCCGAGATTTTGGAACGCGACAAAGAAAAATTTGGCAAATTGATGACCCTGGAAATGGGTAAGACTGTAAAAAGCGCGATCGCCGAAGTCGAAAAGTGCGCTTTGGTCTGTCGTTACTATGCCGAACGCGCAGCTGAATTTTTAGCTGACGCATCGGTAGGAACAGATGCCAGCCACAGTTTCGTCCGCTATCAACCATTAGGAATTATCCTCGCGGTGATGCCGTGGAATTTTCCCTTTTGGCAAGTCTTTCGCTTCGCCGCACCCGCTTTGATGGCAGGCAATGTCGGTCTGCTCAAACATGCTTCTAACGTACCGCAATGCGCTCTAGCAATTGAAGAAATCTTTAAAGAGGCAGGATTTCCTACAGGAGTCTTCCAAACTTTACTAGTAGGGTCGCAACAGGTAGCGGCAATAATTGCCGATCCACGAGTCAAAGCTGCCACTTTAACAGGCAGCGAACCAGCGGGAGCAAGTTTAGCAGCGGCGGCGGGCAAACAAATTAAGAAAACAGTGCTGGAATTGGGGGGAAGCGATCCATTTATTGTCATGCCAAGTGCTGACATCGAAGCAGCTGCTAGCACGGCTGTCACTGCCAGAATGTTGTGTAACGGTCAATCGTGTATTGCAGCAAAAAGATTTATCGTTACCGAGGCGATCGCCGAGCGATTTGAAAAACTTTTGGTAGCAAAATTTGCGGCGCTCAAAGTCGGCGATCCAATGTTACCCGATACAGATGTCGGTCCCCTAGCTACGCCAAGTATGCTAGAAGATATAGACCGCCAAGTGCAGGAGTGCGTCAAGGTGGGAGCAAAAGTTTTAATTGGAGGTCAACCGCCAGCCGAACGAGCGGGAAACTTCTACCTGCCGACGATTGTGAGTCAAATTCCGGTGGATGCAGCGATCGCCCAAGAAGAATTTTTTGGTCCGGTAGCTCTGCTTTTTCGAGTCGCAGATCTAGACGCAGCGCTTCAACTTGCCAATGCTACCCCGTTCGGCTTAGGAGCGAGTATTTGGACGCAAGACGCAACAGAAAGAGACAGAGTGATCGCAGAAATTGAAGCAGGATCGGTGTTTGTTAACGGTATGGTCAAATCAGACCCCAGGCTACCTTTTGGTGGCATTAAGCACTCTGGATATGGCAGGGAACTGAGCATTCAGGGTATACATGAGTTCGTGAATGTTAAAACTGTGTGGATAAAGTAA